In the Hermetia illucens chromosome 1, iHerIll2.2.curated.20191125, whole genome shotgun sequence genome, tcccaaatacctggtgcacatagtcatagAATTCCTCCGGGAGAGACAATTATGttgcgattcggacgatggacctaagacataTGGAACAACCTGCGggattccacaaggatcagccCTCGGTcgtctcctgtggataataatgtatgctggaattttaaagttgcaactgcccaaaggagtgaccatcattggcttcgcagactaCATCGAAGTGaatatcgtggcacaagatattgaggagATAGAGATTCGcatgaatttttgaaataaagtctTGGCTAGTAGACGCTGATCTGACGCTCGCGGAGcctaaaaccgaagtagttttggtcaccaagcgaaggaagcatacGTCGATAAAGATCCGAATTGGTGAACACATAATACATTCGCAACCAGCGCTTAAATATCTAGGAGTAATAGTTGATCGAAGGCTAAAATTCAAACCTcatcttgagaatttagcaaccaaggctttcGGGGTTGCTACAttcttggcaagaatgttaccaaatataggtagtcctaggcaaagccgtcaaCTCcgtatctcgagagttgttagctccatcttgctttatgcagctctagTCTGGGCATCGGCACTAAAGCTAGaagcaaataaaaggaaaatcgcagccccatatcgattgagtgcattgcgaacgtcgtgcgcttatcgtacaacatcagacgaagcagaaTGTGTGacagcggcatggtccccagcgacatcttggcaaacgagggtcgacgcctctatgaaccaccatatgcaatcggcgagtcctatacctatcgtcggcaattagcatgaagtgaatttattttgcattggcaaaaaagatgggatgattcatctaaaggacgctggacaaaCAAGATTATTCCAGACGTCTCAAAAAGGATCACtcgaaggcacggtgaagttagctatgacctaactcaattcctaaacggACCCGGAGAATACCgttcatacctttatcgcttccgGCATGACGACTCcccatattgcccgacatgcgagatgattccggaggagcATGTTGCTTTTAACTGCCCGAGGTTCGCTGCACACGGAGCGAATGCGGAAATTAAAGCGGGACGTGGTTGTCACCAgagaatatcgtggatgaaatgatAGCCTGTGAAAAAACGTGGAGGGCGGtagaaaaattcatgaaggcgatccacaatctggaAGAAGGAGGAGTTTCGGAGGAAAGTAGCAAACGACACGAGCAGCAGTTCATAACTAATactgccccgcgacgtaataccgacatggcagtcccgcggggtaggcgaaggagaaggaggtggttttagtgagtaaaagtctcacataaccatatggcaggagccagcggtaggttttgaacctttccaccttccaacatcgaaaaaaagacagacagacatcgaatcgattctaataaggttttgtatcacacaaaaccttaaaaacacgggGGGATGTATTcatataaacatcaacaaaaaggTAATTGTGTATCTTGGTTCCGCGTGGTACTTACGATAAACTTTTTCCAAACTAAGCACAACTAATTTCAATTTTGCAAATCGTGAGGACAAAATTACGTCAAAACTGACAGTTTTATCCATAGAATAATGAAAGTCGCCTTACTTTCAGGTTTAAAGTGTAATCAGCAACGGAAAGTGTGtgagaaaatatcaaaaaatcaagtTTTAACTCATTTCAACTAAAAAGTAACACAAAGTTTCCTACTAGGTTGCCCAGCATAAAACATTTAACTTCAAACATCatcaacatatgcatatatatttaatGAGGACGATTCGAGCAACGTAGAACTCACGTGACTGGCATTAACTAGAGATTAAAGTAATGATGTTTGTCCCCCCATAACCATCATTTGAAGCAGCAAACTGAATATCAGGTCAAATTAATAAGTTTGATTCACATTCTTGAGGAACTCCACAAACAATTACTCACCATTCTGTTACCGGCTTGCAGTCTGCTGCCCACATTAGCTCTTCTGGTGTTCAGATAGGCCCGTCCAGTACAGATCTTATCACATGCATATGTTAATAACAATTTATTAAACTTTCTCCTCTCCACAGTTACAATATGCTAATTGGTCAAAGTcagaaaaaatcaataaataaaggTAGTAACTAAAGTGAGAATCAGTGTCACTGGTTCAGTATGTGCTTGCGGTTGGTTTGTGCGGTTCTTGTACTGGTAGCGGCTGTGGCGGGCCAGGCCATTGAAGAGGACTCAATAGACActtcaaatttcaacagtcGAGTTGTTGGTGGTGTTGTGTCTGAGTTATCTGGAACCCCATACATAGTGTCCATTTCATTAAAAGGTCGCCAAAAAGACAAACAACTTTGCGCTGGTTCCATAGTTGCAGAACAATGGATCGTAACTGCAGCACATTGCCTTAAGGATCCGCCCTACCGTTTACTCATCACAGCCGGACTGCATTCAATCAATCAAACGGAATCGCCAATAATTCAACAGAGAAGGTGTGACTTCTATCGACGTCATGAAAACTATTCAACAATATTTGGCGCAACAGGAGGATACGATGTCGGTGTCGCACATATAAGCACCCCCTTCCTATTCATGAAATTCATACAACCAATTCCATTGCACGAAAAAGCAGAAGTGCAGGGAATTGCTTCCATATTTGGATGGGGTAGCATATCAACCACAACTGATCGGAACTACCCTCACCAACTTCAAACAGCCGATTTGACTTTACAGGATGTGAAAAGTTGTGAGCTAGCGCATAATACAAGCATCGGAGTAGGGACCCTCTGTGCAGGTGGAGAAAAGGATAACAGAGGAGCATGCATCGGAGATTCTGGAGGACCACTGGTGCAAGGCAATATTCTGATTGGTGTGGTTTCATGGGGCCCGCCAACTTGCAATCCAAAAGATGGACCTTCTATTTTCTCCAATGTCGGATACTACGCCCATTGGATTAAGAAGCAAATCCAAAGTGATgtcaatgaaaataatttgttgaagtaaataaattgttttgaaGCCAATTtgagtttatttgaaaacaacatttttatcaATAAATAAGAATTTCACATTTTCAAACTACTTAACATAAGAGAAACCTTAATAGTTAAATCAAATCTAAGATTAATCTAAGGTTCTAGATGTGTAAACTTAAACTAAGAGTAACTGGCAGGTGTTTATCGACATGCCCATCATCAGTAGGAAAGATGACTAAAAAGCGAGAAGGGAGGAAGGGCGGGAGGGAAGGACGTATTGGGAATGGCGACCTACATGTAGGactatttttcttctttcttgacAAGACGGTTATCGCTGATGTAAGGGATGAAAACTTGCGGAAATTGGTTAGCACAGAGGAAATTTTCCTCGCTGATTTCAATTTCCAGACATTCAATAAGTGCTGCAATGTCATGCTGTGTTTTGAAGATTTCGTAGAGGATTTGGTTAGATATGTGTTTCGTACTgtattgttttcaacaaaaccttaaaaaagtaaagGCATTAAAAATAGACCATAAtaattcattaaaaatatatgcaaagaaaaccataattaaaaataaaccactatacaaaaataaaataaactccgcgatagccggtcccaagcccgattGTTAAAATAGGAAGGATgtatagcttcagtctgaatcgCTCAACGCCACAACAGGGGTAACTGAGGAAAGTACGAAAACTTTGCACTCTTGcatattactcactgaggaagctatcaccacacctggcaatagggtataaaatgcaaatccatctaatgggcggaaggaggaacttaaggTCCGATACGGATAAACGCAGGAGTCGCCTCGCAGCGGATGTAATGAACTGAGGATATGAGCCTCTCGAGCGGAGCTATTGCAGATGactcaacaaatcccaacagaacgttcaggcagtgcagttttcagtgacggaagcgaaacaatattggggtggactttgagggTTACCCGGCCAGCATGCTGAGGGgttcaccgccgaaggcacccaccatgaattttgcgaatataatcgaagaggaggttcgaccagtcataaacagctcgaagaactggagtggcccaggtttggatcgggtgcagaaattctggtacaaaaagttcaccagcatACATGGTCGCCGGGCACACAGCATCGATCAGGACATGAACCtgaattttcacccttcctcactactgagattacctaccttatccctaaagaAGACACGGAGACacaagaccaattacttgcttaccaaccctctacaaattcataacgtcctttATTAGTGGAGGGGTAAATGCACACCTCAAAATcagcaacattctgtccgaggagcagactaccgagttggttcaaggggttgtaagacaagcaactagaggccgtataaacctctttagttgctatatcaattatgccACGGTTTTCCGCAGTGTACCGCATAAAAGTTGATGCCCTACGtcggtatcgcattgatcccaaactgaTAAAGTTTTCGGCGACAGTCATAGAAGGGTGGTGTACCACCATATCAGTCCGTTCACCTGAACCCCCTTGGCTAGCTACTGAAACTGATCTAGAAAACGTTCagcagcggatacggactactatgcctgaatttcgaatgcatcatccacacTCTATTATggaacggatgaacctgcctcgtcacATCCGGGGTAGGGGCGTAGTTGGCATGGCGGCGCAAcattgcgcgcttatttttatagcaaagggcaggcgagtctcttgcatgcggctgtttgcaaGGCAGAATATGtattgactccacttaacttgaaagatcgatcttacaatcctctgagtgaagtccgaccaagagcggatcgatgaatggaagtcgaaggcaacgcacaataaacacgtgaattgtcttttaCAGCCATTTGTCTATTTATATTTGTCGAACAAATGTCTGCGTGCCGGGGAGTTCCGTGCAGAGGCAAATGGATTCATGTGCGCCATTCAGGAAGACGTGGCCGCCACCTAAActtgctcataatgaaagaacgggtggaaaacgaccagtgtagaatgtgtggttcagcataagagacgttggaccatcttatttcttGCTGCACGGTAATGGCACCAGTGCAGTACAAGAACTGCACAATGCTGAACGTAAGGTGGTacaccaaaaccttgcatacaagcatgggctgatcacgagaaTATATCCGATTCACCGGTATGAGCCCGAAGCAGTACTTGTTAGTTCTGCTTCCAGTATGCattggaaccggcaagttccaactgatcgccatattccacacaactAACCCAACgtgttgttagttgacaagacaggtcgctccgcctGTCCTATtggtgttgctatcccccataatagcaagattgaacggaaatacgtggagaagaacgCGAACTGGctcggaaaataaaaaaaaaaattggcgtcTGGAGAAAGTGGCTGTAGttccccataatattgtcagttataGGTATTATACCtcaatccctcatggcttccttTCATGTCCTgtgactctcacacagtctggttcaaaccatgcagaaatacccCATTGTGCATATGCGTTCGATATTGCGGGGACTTATTGGCGGATTTTcgcactaacctaccaccggtcaccaccaccagcgcccctttatcttttaaataggAAGGATCATCCGTGCCTAAAtttttggcacttagtgctagtattaggcaaaatccggcatccgccgagattgtgataactcggaagtaataataatgttgcaaaaaaagtaaatatgaaaagAGAGTATACCAAAGAAAGTTAAAAGTCTCTCGCCTAGAGCTTCGTTATCTATGAGCAATCGTTTCTTTAACTTGTAATAAGCGTCATTGTAGTACTCGTCAAACAGCATCCCTTGATGGACTCCTTCATCTTCAACCCCTGCCTGACTCGGTTTAAAAAAACCAATTACGAACTACTGGTCGGCTAAAAAGATACGAGTCAGGCGTTCAAATATTCGCAGCAAAAGATAAGTTCTTTTTTCGGATGGTTCAAATGCTcagagcgctggactgtcgtagcggaagatcggaattcaaatttcactggtggcagaaggatttgttgtcctgactGGAAgtcggatagcagtcgactcagctgcgaataagtacctgagccaaatcagcgtaataatctcaggcagacgcaatactgaccacactGCCGCCTactgtgtactgtagtgtaccgttacggccctGAATGAAATGCactgacacacttcaagaccctgatccaatatggattgttgcgctaacatcatcatcaatggcgcaacaaccggtatccggtctaggcctgccttaataaggaactccagacataccggttctgcgcgaggtccaccaattcgatatccctaaaagctgtctggcgtcctaatctACGCCATAGttcaatctcaggcagggtttgctcgtcttctttttctttttctaccatagatattccccttatagactttccggactggatcatcctcatccatactgattaagtgacctgccaaccgtaacctattgagccggatttcatccacagtctgacggtcatagtattgctaatagatttcgtcgttatgtaagctggGACCAcaaattcttctctggaacgcagccaagagtgcgcaattcttcttgctaagaacccaagtcttcgaggaatacatgaggactggcaagatcatagccttgtacagtaagagctttgaccatatggtgagacgttttgagcggaacagtttttgtaagctgaaatagactctgttggctgcgaacaaccgtgcgcggattttatggtcgtagccgttatcggttggaattttcgaccctagataggagaaatcatcaacggtctcaaagttgtagtctcctatcagcctaatcagtcttatcaatttcgtcggaataccgaattctctcatggctgtgtgcagttttaccctggctatgctatcataggcggctttaaaaaaaaatctgatctgttactgatttgcctggagttaagcctctttggtattggccgatgatgttctaagcgtgtggggctatcctgcctagcaagatagaggagaatatcttatagatggtactcagcatacgtgatacctctataattgctgcactgtgtgatatctccctttttatttatgagactgataatgcctcgttgccaatcgtcaggcattgattcactgtcccacaccttgagcacaaattgatgaactacttggtgtaattggtcgcctccatttttaaccaattcggttgtaattccatcggctcctggcgacttatgatttttaagccgatgaattacacggacggtggtggcagtatttgtccgtcgtcttcagttggcgggacctccaactcgccaatgttttggttgttcagtagctcatcaaagtattggTTCTGCTAGGCTTCCTGGGGAATGGGTTCCCCCCTaggcggagtttgtgataagtcggtagcgattattattattatgattctcAGAAATGAGAGGTGCTCCATGCACGAACGAAAACCCAATAAAAAGGAGAACTCTTAAGCCACTTCCTCATGACTGAACTGAGGATTCTCTTCAATTTCAATCAAGTATATATGTTTCTTCGTCAGCGGATTCTAGTCTCCCGGTCCGGAATCGCTGTCGCTGCTGCTGGAATCGTCCTTTTCTCTCCCAAACCACTAAAATTTTTCATGTCTCAAAAACTTCACAATCAGCCCACAACCACAGCAACTCTTCACCTCCCAGAAGTCACTTTTCTCAAGCCACGATCACAGTACCTTTTGCTTCTCCAAAACCCAAAATCGTCTATCCAATCAGCCGGTCCTGTGCCTGTgcatttccgattccactgaTCCTGACGTTGAAGTTAAAATCCAGCGTCGGCTCAGCAGAAGCAAAAATTAACTCAAATTTTTGCATGGCTCAATCCATTCGTATTCGCTCTAGCGCAGGTCACCCGTTGTGTCTATGTACATTCAATAATACCTAACCGGGGCAAGTTTAGGTACTAGCAAAAAGAGTCAACGTGGTTTTTTGCCGGCCAATGTTCGATATCAATTCAAATTGAACTTTTCCCAAATGAAACTGGATTCTTGAGTTTAGGGGAAAGCCAACTAccaaaaaaataactaaaaattaagtattttaaatattgaatattggatctaaaaatgaaaagaaatgaagagagtgaaaaaaacaaaacgaaagaatattgcatattattgaagGAGAGGACACCCTTCTGTCAGATTGAACCTGGGAAAACCGAAAGACATATCTCCCATGTCGCAAAGACACTACAAGCCATTAGGAAACTATGGATTATACCTGTTTTCTTTGCATTCGATTatccaaaaataaaaccaaatttttatAGTTTGATGTGGTGAATTATTTACAAATGTATATTCAATGGCATGTGAGCAAGGTGGGATAGAATACATATATATTCATTTTTAAAAGTTAGCCACTTTTCCTAAATGTGTATATGTCTCCCACATACAAAAGTACATACAGCCTTTGATTTAAAATTGTTTGGGGAGACCACACCTAGTGGAATAAAAAATGGCGTACACTTTCGCAAATACCGGTTGTAGTAAAAGCGCATCTGCTGAGGTCTACCTGGTCCTATTTGTGGAACCATCAAGCAATAGCCTGAAAGAAAAATACATGAACCTGGGCACTTCAAAAATTCGTTCCTCACCGACTATTAAATCCAAGTACATATGGCAGGAAGCACATCAAAAGTACCGACAATGATATcacattctttggtttcatctTAATGTCTCTAATTTGATTGAGCTAAATTCTCTGCAGCTGcaagtacatacatacatatattcgaGAAGAAAAATagagtttttgaaaatttcgaaaagtatgaaattataataaaatattttggaCAATGTCTCGATTAATTATCTCAACTAAGATATTCCATTACCACACATACATGTAACATATGTATTAACAAGTCGTAAACCACTTCCCATTAACTATTgttattaactgtatttgaacAGGGATGACTATTAGCTATATTTTAAGGCTGGTATTTTATATGTAGGTTTTGCAAGTCAAATTGAGTTTtccaaggaggaggagaagataAATATCGCCTCTTCGATTTTATGCCTCCCCCTTTCATTTCAATAGGTGTAGCCCTTTAGTGACCCTGAAGAAAGATCGTGGGTCTTTCGATCATTTGCATTCCCTGATCACTAACTTGATTCTCACTAATATTGGCATACGCCTTGCGATCTCTTCAACCGGAATCCGGAAATCCGACGACTACCGAAACTCCTCTTATCTTTTgtttaagaggtggaaatttCCAGTCAGCCCACCATTGGCTAAGCTGCGACTGAGATTTCCCCATCCAGGAGTTTTTTGCATATTTAAGTTTCGTTTTTGTGGGGAGAAGACCCTGGGGTCCACCCCAGCACTTTGGTTGGCTTTGCTGAGGAACTGGCTGctcctcagtagcttatattATAACTTTACGCATCCTTTAGGTTGACAAGTCATTTGCCTTTACTCTTTTCAGCCGCCTCATTAGATTagcgatatcagtcaatttttggaCTTCGTTATTTTCAAGTGCTCGTAAGCCGTGACTATTTAAATTGCTTGGTTTTTGATTATTTCACTAACCAACTGTACTTTCAGGTCACTATGCATATCTTCATTACGAACGAACCAGAGTGCGCCTACTATGCTTCTAAGAACTTTCTTTTGGAACGTTTGTAAGACCtgcaaatttgattttttggcgCAGGTCCAAAGCTGGATGTTGTCGATGATCAGCTGGGAATTCCTTTCCAATAGGCAATACATTTGTCTGGCATTTAgctcgtccttctttcttaggataACAGTGTCGTTTgcaaatgtcgctattttggCTCCTCCACAGCAAGGTATATCATTGATATACATAAATCCCGCTTTTTTCGTCCACTCCCAAAGGATCCTTACCGCTTCCCAGTAAACTCCGCAAGTTGgatgatcgactcgaacctacgatttccagttggtacgaaaaaagcgggatttaccgaataacgtgtggcgactgcaataaaatatacataggacaaacgaaaCGCCTGATAAAGACGAGATTTGATGAGCACGTCAGGGAattgtgttcggaaacaaaagtcgtccataaggtcatcagtggcagcgcacatagtcgaagaagcccatatcATTCAACGCGATAACCTTGAGCTCTTGCGgtatacaaaccgaacgacaaccttggacccttgggaaagtctagaaattctgagagaagacgcgacgcggttattaaatacagattccggtaattgcccctcaaaattaataagacttacCGTGTTGTgtgtgttgaaatttcttacataagataaacacaaaaccttcatacccgaagcgcgagcttccggtattccaacttgtttcttttataaTCCCTCTCTTTTTCGCGTACTCTTTTATTTGGACTTaattcgacttgtttttatatcaTCACCGTATACTCTTTTGTTGCTCGACAAAAGATGTCTACACTAGCGTCCACGACAACTTTAACTGCCCAATTGAAAGGAtagcccatacgcccagaacatcattggcccataccaaagaggcttcactccaggcaaatcagcaacggatcagattttttctccggggcaaacgatggaaaaactattgggatatggacatcagttgcaccattgatTCATCGATCATCATCAGCCTCATAGgcggcatagccagggtaaaactatacacggccatgagagaattcggtatatcgacgaaattgataagacggaCGGATTGACAGacggaccctgaccaatgtgcgaggccagataaaagcagcaggatcactctcgagaccattcgttattaataacggtctaagataaggggataCTCTTTCATGCTTCCTCTTCAACCTAGCCCTGGAGTGTGTATGATTCGCGatacagacgtaaatgcgagaggcaccatactcttcaaatccacccaattactggcctgtgctgatgatattgacattatgagaagaacaaaaCGATTTCGTTTTCtaccctcatccagatcgagcaggcggtacgagatcttgggcttaacattagtgaaggcaagacgaagacATGGTGGCAgggtcagcgccaaaaaccaaagaacgaacaacatcgaatcgtactggtcaaacgaaaacaataactaTCCTTATTACACACAacattgagaccgttgaaaatttctcctatctagggtcgaaaatcacaacagcggctgccagcagagcctatttcagcttacataaCCTGTTTCTCtcaaaacgacgaaatctatgagtgatactatgaccgtctggttgtggataaaatccaactcaacaggttgcgatgggcgggtcacttaatgcgtatggatgaggagggcaatatctatggtagaaaaagaagatcctgcctgagatagagcgatcgcgtacgccaggacgccaggcagcttttaaggatatcgaattgatagacCTTCGCGCAatactgggatgtctggagttccttattaaggcagacctagaccggataccggttgttgcgccgttgaagatgaaTTGCAAGAAAAGAAATTGACGCTTTGAGTAATATAGTCCATCGAACTTTCTCCGTCTACCTGAAACAGGCTATTTCAGGCAGTACCAACAAGATCCCTACCAATTTTCCGCTCCTCTTAACACTTGGTGATTTTTAAAATGGTCTCTCCGTCCTTgcgaaaatttattttgaattttattccaCTCTTACAGCGACTACGAGTATTTCTGCATGGGTTCTTGTCACTccggtaaaaaaaatattttccagtatATTTCCTTTAAATTTTGTTATAAAAGGTCACCAATCATCCTTGCAGATACAACACTCGTCCTAATATGCTCCAATATATTGTACAATTTCCGATATATTTATTTACTGAAAATAAGTATAAGAAAAAGGCTAGGCTAATAGTTGTTAAGGAACTCAGCATTTCGCAGTCCGATTCCGCAACACAAACCCCCTTGCAAGGAAGATGGGTAGCGGACATTCGACAACAACTGAGACGCAGGACCGTCTGTATATCCTTATATTGTATAAAAAGATCCATTTAAAATTGTATCAGATTAGGACGA is a window encoding:
- the LOC119658311 gene encoding kallikrein-6-like, whose amino-acid sequence is MCLRLVCAVLVLVAAVAGQAIEEDSIDTSNFNSRVVGGVVSELSGTPYIVSISLKGRQKDKQLCAGSIVAEQWIVTAAHCLKDPPYRLLITAGLHSINQTESPIIQQRRCDFYRRHENYSTIFGATGGYDVGVAHISTPFLFMKFIQPIPLHEKAEVQGIASIFGWGSISTTTDRNYPHQLQTADLTLQDVKSCELAHNTSIGVGTLCAGGEKDNRGACIGDSGGPLVQGNILIGVVSWGPPTCNPKDGPSIFSNVGYYAHWIKKQIQSDVNENNLLK